A stretch of Desulfovibrio desulfuricans DSM 642 DNA encodes these proteins:
- the gyrA gene encoding DNA gyrase subunit A: protein MQQPQISIETELRKSYLEYSLSVIIGRAIPDARDGLKPVHRRILFAQYELANNYNRPHKKSARIVGDVIGKYHPHGDSAVYDALVRMAQEFSMRDPLVDGQGNFGSIDGDAAAAMRYTEVRMSKLAQEFLNDLDKNTVDFRPNYDNTLQEPTVMPSKVPNLLLNGSSGIAVGMATNIPPHNLGELCDALQLLLDNPQCSIDELMDYVKGPDFPTRGFVYAGKGLYDAYHTGRGTVKVRGRIEIEDRKKGAQSIVIREIPFGLNKSSLVEKIAALVNDRKIDGITDLRDESDRKGIRIVIDLKRGTIPDIVVNALYKFTPLETSFGINMLAVVDNRPQLLNLKTALSCFVDHRREVVIRRTRYDLEKAEARAHILEGLRIAIDNIDEVVALIRASANPEEARNALMERFAFSEVQAKAILEMRLQRLTGLQREELMNEYKDLLQKIEFYRSILENAEVLRSELKREIAEIRDNFATPRRTEVLREALTDIDIEDLIPDEEVVITLSRRGYMKRTGLENYQQQKRGGKGIAALHTSDDDYVQEFLSTTNHQYLCLFTNKGRMHQLKVHQVPEGSRTAKGVHINNLLPLEENEWVTTVLALREFAEDKFFMFITKRGMIKRSSASLYAKCRKTGLMAVGLREDDELVVVRPIRDNNHIVLATADGFSIRFACNDVRPMGRVATGVKGIALRRQDFVVAAVIVKDIDQTTEIMSISANGYGKRTSVDLYRLQSRGGKGIINFKVTAKTGPVIGAMPVRDNDGLILLTSSNKIVRIGVDDVRSKGRATMGVMLVRLDEGGHVVGFDRVDEGGQTGRDASAEMDDGDLTDVVSAPVVAEPEGLADDSADDDGEE, encoded by the coding sequence ATGCAGCAGCCGCAGATCAGCATTGAAACAGAACTCCGCAAATCGTATCTGGAGTATTCCCTTTCGGTCATTATCGGGCGCGCCATCCCGGACGCGCGCGATGGCCTTAAGCCGGTTCACAGGCGTATTCTTTTTGCGCAGTACGAGCTTGCCAACAACTACAACCGTCCGCACAAAAAATCCGCGCGTATCGTCGGTGACGTCATCGGTAAATATCACCCGCATGGCGACTCTGCCGTGTATGACGCGCTGGTGCGTATGGCGCAGGAATTTTCCATGCGCGATCCCCTGGTGGACGGGCAGGGCAACTTCGGCTCCATTGATGGTGATGCCGCTGCTGCCATGCGTTATACCGAAGTGCGCATGTCCAAGCTTGCCCAGGAGTTTTTGAACGACCTGGACAAGAACACCGTGGATTTTCGCCCCAACTACGACAACACCCTTCAGGAACCTACGGTCATGCCGAGCAAGGTTCCCAACCTGCTGCTCAACGGCAGCTCGGGCATTGCCGTGGGTATGGCCACCAATATTCCGCCCCACAACCTGGGTGAACTGTGCGATGCCCTGCAACTGCTGCTGGATAACCCGCAGTGCAGCATCGATGAACTCATGGATTATGTGAAAGGGCCGGACTTCCCCACCAGGGGTTTTGTCTACGCGGGCAAGGGCCTGTATGATGCCTACCACACTGGGCGCGGCACGGTTAAGGTGCGCGGCCGCATTGAAATTGAAGACCGCAAAAAAGGCGCGCAGAGCATCGTTATCCGCGAGATTCCCTTTGGGCTTAACAAAAGCTCGCTGGTGGAAAAAATCGCGGCTCTGGTCAATGACCGCAAGATTGACGGCATTACCGACCTGCGCGATGAATCCGACCGCAAGGGCATACGCATTGTTATTGACCTCAAGCGCGGCACCATCCCCGACATTGTGGTCAACGCCCTGTACAAGTTCACGCCGCTGGAAACGAGCTTTGGCATCAACATGCTGGCCGTGGTGGACAACCGCCCGCAGCTGCTGAACCTCAAGACGGCGCTTTCCTGCTTTGTGGATCACAGGCGTGAGGTGGTCATCCGCCGCACGCGTTACGATCTGGAAAAAGCCGAAGCCCGCGCGCACATTCTGGAAGGTCTGCGCATCGCCATCGACAATATCGATGAAGTGGTGGCCCTTATTCGCGCTTCCGCCAATCCGGAAGAAGCCCGTAATGCCCTGATGGAGCGCTTTGCGTTTTCAGAAGTGCAGGCCAAGGCCATTCTTGAAATGCGTTTGCAGCGCCTGACGGGTCTTCAGCGAGAAGAGCTGATGAACGAATACAAGGATCTGCTGCAGAAAATCGAATTCTACCGCTCCATTCTGGAAAATGCCGAAGTGCTGCGCAGCGAACTCAAGCGCGAGATCGCCGAAATCCGCGATAATTTCGCCACGCCCCGCCGTACGGAAGTGCTGCGTGAAGCCCTGACCGACATTGATATTGAAGATCTCATCCCTGACGAAGAAGTGGTCATTACGCTGTCGCGCCGTGGCTACATGAAGCGTACCGGGCTTGAGAATTATCAGCAGCAGAAACGCGGCGGCAAGGGCATTGCGGCCCTGCACACCTCGGATGACGACTACGTGCAGGAATTTTTGTCCACCACCAATCACCAGTATCTGTGCCTCTTTACCAACAAGGGGCGCATGCACCAGCTCAAGGTGCATCAGGTGCCGGAGGGCAGCCGCACGGCCAAGGGCGTGCATATCAACAACCTGTTGCCGCTTGAAGAAAACGAGTGGGTTACGACAGTTCTTGCCCTGCGCGAATTTGCTGAAGACAAGTTTTTCATGTTCATCACCAAGAGGGGCATGATCAAGCGTTCCTCCGCCTCGTTGTACGCCAAGTGCCGCAAGACAGGCCTCATGGCCGTGGGCCTGCGTGAGGATGATGAACTTGTGGTGGTGCGCCCCATCCGCGACAATAACCATATTGTTCTGGCTACGGCGGACGGTTTCTCCATCCGCTTTGCCTGCAACGATGTGCGTCCCATGGGCCGCGTGGCCACGGGCGTCAAGGGCATTGCCCTGCGCAGACAGGACTTTGTGGTGGCGGCGGTTATCGTCAAGGATATAGACCAGACCACCGAGATCATGTCCATTTCCGCCAATGGTTACGGCAAGCGCACCAGCGTTGATCTCTACCGCCTGCAATCGCGCGGCGGCAAGGGTATCATCAACTTCAAGGTGACGGCCAAGACCGGGCCTGTGATCGGCGCCATGCCTGTGCGCGACAACGATGGTCTTATCCTGCTGACCTCTTCCAACAAGATTGTGCGCATTGGCGTGGACGATGTGCGCAGCAAGGGCCGTGCCACCATGGGCGTTATGCTCGTGCGTCTTGATGAAGGCGGTCATGTGGTGGGCTTTGACCGAGTGGACGAAGGCGGGCAGACCGGCAGGGACGCCAGCGCCGAAATGGACGATGGCGATCTGACTGATGTCGTTTCCGCGCCTGTTGTTGCCG
- the gyrB gene encoding DNA topoisomerase (ATP-hydrolyzing) subunit B, with product MAPETGNGGYNASSITILEGLSAVRKRPAMYIGSTDARGLHHLVYEVVDNSIDEAMAGFCSRVTVILHADNSVTVRDDGRGIPVDIHPKEGVPAVQVVMTKLHAGGKFDNSSYKVSGGLHGVGVSCVNALSEELTVTVRRNGKRYRQHYARGVPQDELVVISEGFVEGHGTTVRFKPDEEIFEVLEFSYETLKKRFEELAYLNKGLTIECIDERIGETHVFHAEGGIRQFVGDLNSGEQGIHPIIFGEGIVDNVTVDFALQYNAGYKENIFTFANNIRTKEGGTHLVGFRTALTRAINGYIKGQADLVKKMKNTSLSGDDVREGLTAVISVKLPQPQFEGQTKTKLGNSEIAGLVAGVVYDRLNVYFEENPKDIRLIIEKAVDASRARDAARRAKELVRRKGALSDNSLPGKLADCQSKDPVESELFIVEGDSAGGSAKQGRNPKNQAILPLRGKILNTERTRFDKMLANKEVKALITAMGAGIGEEDTDLDKLRYHKIIIMTDADVDGAHIRTLLLTFFFRQYQEMVERGFVYIAQPPLYRVHNSRMEKFIKDDPALNEFLLTRVSEDVTVVASNGKEFSGKELIRLMEHIEKAEGRVNDAEMSGTPRDLFMALVTHEKQIDAQNLENQDSELTEWLNGHGYMLTLEREKSEDEEERLFAVFENTGGHHTRRGMEFFSSRLYKQGWQLFDELRQQCGSFAFILRKKDGEVATEDLFTLMRMVLDEARRGINIQRYKGLGEMNPDQLWVTTMNPENRVLLQVAVEDANEASDAFVELMGDRVEPRRDFIERNALAVQDLDI from the coding sequence ATGGCTCCTGAAACCGGCAACGGCGGGTACAACGCCTCTTCCATTACCATTCTGGAAGGCCTTTCGGCTGTGCGCAAGCGCCCGGCCATGTACATAGGCTCTACAGACGCGCGCGGCCTGCACCATCTGGTGTACGAGGTAGTGGACAACTCCATTGACGAAGCCATGGCCGGCTTCTGTTCGCGGGTCACTGTTATTCTGCATGCTGACAACAGCGTGACTGTTCGCGATGACGGGCGCGGCATTCCTGTGGATATCCATCCCAAGGAAGGCGTGCCCGCAGTGCAGGTGGTCATGACCAAGCTGCATGCTGGCGGCAAGTTTGACAACTCGAGCTACAAGGTTTCGGGCGGTCTGCACGGCGTGGGTGTTTCCTGCGTCAACGCCCTTTCTGAAGAGCTTACAGTCACTGTGCGCCGTAATGGCAAACGCTACCGCCAGCACTATGCCCGCGGCGTACCGCAGGACGAACTGGTGGTTATCAGCGAGGGCTTCGTTGAAGGGCACGGCACCACCGTTCGTTTCAAACCTGACGAAGAGATTTTTGAAGTTCTCGAGTTTTCATATGAAACATTGAAGAAGCGCTTTGAAGAGCTGGCCTATCTTAACAAGGGCCTGACCATCGAGTGCATCGACGAGCGCATCGGCGAAACCCATGTGTTCCACGCCGAAGGCGGTATCCGCCAGTTTGTGGGCGACCTCAACTCTGGTGAGCAGGGCATTCACCCCATCATCTTTGGTGAAGGCATTGTTGATAATGTTACCGTGGATTTTGCCTTGCAGTACAATGCTGGCTACAAGGAAAACATTTTCACCTTTGCCAACAATATCCGCACCAAGGAAGGCGGCACCCACCTTGTGGGCTTCCGTACTGCGCTCACGCGCGCCATCAACGGCTACATCAAGGGCCAGGCTGACCTGGTCAAAAAGATGAAGAACACCTCGCTGTCTGGTGATGACGTGCGCGAGGGTCTCACTGCCGTTATCAGCGTCAAGCTGCCCCAGCCGCAGTTTGAAGGGCAGACCAAGACCAAGCTCGGCAACAGCGAGATTGCCGGTCTGGTTGCCGGTGTGGTTTATGACCGCCTGAATGTGTATTTTGAGGAGAATCCCAAGGATATCCGCCTCATTATCGAAAAAGCCGTGGACGCCTCACGGGCGCGAGACGCCGCCCGCCGCGCCAAGGAACTTGTCCGCCGCAAGGGCGCGCTGTCTGACAACTCGCTGCCCGGCAAACTGGCCGACTGCCAGAGCAAGGATCCTGTTGAATCCGAACTGTTCATCGTGGAAGGTGATTCGGCAGGCGGTTCTGCAAAGCAGGGGCGTAATCCCAAAAATCAGGCCATCTTGCCCTTGCGCGGCAAAATTCTGAACACGGAACGCACCCGTTTTGACAAGATGCTTGCCAACAAGGAAGTAAAGGCGCTGATCACCGCCATGGGCGCTGGCATCGGCGAGGAAGATACAGACCTCGACAAGCTGCGCTACCATAAAATTATCATCATGACAGACGCCGACGTGGACGGAGCGCACATCCGCACCTTGCTGCTGACCTTTTTCTTCAGGCAGTATCAGGAAATGGTGGAGCGCGGCTTTGTCTACATCGCCCAGCCGCCTTTGTACCGTGTGCACAATTCGCGCATGGAAAAGTTCATCAAGGACGACCCCGCGCTCAACGAATTTCTGCTCACCCGCGTGAGTGAAGACGTGACCGTGGTGGCTTCCAACGGCAAGGAATTCAGCGGCAAGGAACTCATCCGCCTCATGGAGCACATTGAAAAGGCCGAAGGACGCGTGAACGATGCCGAAATGTCCGGCACTCCGCGTGATCTCTTCATGGCCCTTGTTACCCATGAAAAGCAGATTGATGCCCAGAACCTTGAAAATCAGGACAGCGAGCTCACCGAATGGCTTAACGGTCACGGTTACATGCTCACCCTTGAGCGGGAAAAGAGCGAAGACGAAGAAGAACGCCTGTTTGCCGTGTTTGAAAATACCGGTGGGCACCACACCCGCAGGGGCATGGAATTCTTTTCTTCCCGCCTTTACAAGCAAGGCTGGCAGCTCTTTGACGAACTGCGCCAGCAGTGCGGCTCTTTTGCCTTTATCCTGCGCAAAAAGGACGGCGAAGTTGCCACAGAGGACTTGTTTACGCTCATGCGCATGGTGCTTGATGAAGCCCGCAGGGGCATCAACATCCAGCGTTACAAGGGTCTTGGTGAAATGAACCCCGACCAGCTCTGGGTGACCACCATGAATCCAGAAAATCGCGTTCTCCTGCAAGTTGCGGTGGAAGATGCCAATGAGGCTTCTGATGCTTTTGTGGAGCTTATGGGCGACCGTGTGGAACCGCGCCGCGATTTTATCGAGCGCAACGCCCTGGCCGTACAGGATCTGGATATTTAA
- the dnaN gene encoding DNA polymerase III subunit beta has product MKLTVNKEQIIEGLLKAAAIIPAKAGAQYLRSIWLKAEEGSLSVMSTDANIEFTGRYPAEVSAPGLIGVQGRAFVDLVRQLPTGVLHLTLDEASGNLLLEQGRRTYKLPVSGAEWFQNFSAFPAENAVTWSGDFLQDILDKVGFCISDDDAMDAIACLCMKPRGNGRIDVCGLNGHQFALVSFTHDELAERLPEAGMLIQKKYLADIKKWLGVDEIELNITDKRLYLRSLDGAETLSLPRAAHEYPDYNIFMSKLASEDMHPMTLARKEAIEALGRILIFNTESDRCTYMDLSAGEALLSAQGQDVGSANESLEVAYNGDIKRIAFPTRNLLDVLGHFVSAKIDMMLTGSEGPCGIRGADDAEYTVIIMPMKVSETTYYSEEDV; this is encoded by the coding sequence ATGAAACTTACTGTAAACAAAGAGCAGATCATCGAAGGCCTGCTGAAGGCAGCTGCCATCATTCCTGCCAAGGCAGGGGCGCAGTATCTGCGCTCCATCTGGCTTAAGGCTGAGGAAGGCAGTCTTTCAGTCATGTCCACTGACGCCAACATTGAATTTACCGGGCGTTATCCTGCTGAAGTATCTGCGCCTGGCCTTATAGGCGTTCAGGGCAGAGCTTTTGTGGATCTTGTGCGTCAGTTGCCCACGGGTGTTCTGCACCTCACCCTTGATGAAGCTTCTGGCAATCTGCTTTTGGAACAGGGACGCCGTACCTACAAACTGCCTGTGAGCGGAGCGGAGTGGTTTCAGAATTTTTCCGCCTTTCCTGCTGAAAATGCCGTCACCTGGTCTGGCGACTTTTTGCAGGATATTCTGGACAAGGTGGGCTTTTGCATCAGCGACGACGATGCCATGGACGCCATTGCCTGCCTGTGCATGAAGCCGCGCGGCAACGGACGCATCGATGTGTGCGGTCTCAATGGCCACCAGTTTGCCCTTGTTTCCTTTACCCATGACGAGCTTGCCGAGCGCCTGCCCGAAGCGGGTATGCTGATCCAGAAGAAATACCTGGCGGACATTAAAAAATGGCTTGGCGTGGATGAAATTGAACTGAACATCACCGACAAGCGCCTGTATCTGCGCAGCCTGGACGGCGCTGAAACACTCAGCCTGCCCCGCGCCGCCCACGAATACCCTGATTACAACATCTTCATGAGCAAGCTTGCCAGCGAAGACATGCACCCCATGACTCTTGCCCGCAAGGAAGCCATTGAAGCGCTTGGCCGTATTCTCATTTTTAATACCGAGAGCGACCGCTGCACCTACATGGATCTTTCTGCCGGGGAAGCATTGCTTTCTGCCCAGGGGCAGGATGTGGGCTCGGCCAATGAAAGCCTTGAAGTTGCTTATAATGGCGATATAAAACGCATTGCCTTCCCCACGCGCAACCTGCTTGACGTGCTGGGACACTTTGTTTCTGCAAAGATCGACATGATGCTTACCGGCTCTGAAGGCCCCTGCGGTATCCGCGGCGCCGATGATGCCGAATATACCGTTATCATCATGCCCATGAAGGTTTCTGAAACGACCTACTATAGCGAGGAAGACGTTTAA
- a CDS encoding DnaA ATPase domain-containing protein, protein MLKNELRDILAQQKANDRGDWLESLTLRHEGDTLTVGFPHFYFAAWFNQQKRDLFEQALSCRFADKKLPQIVYEQPTLGHAQTWSLPHVEQKTADQNKQIFMVRADTPAAPRIENDAFTAFIANAKNAFPLAAAKEIAERRADVAYNPFLLCGHSGTGKSHILRSMAATLAEGHTGSRVIIAAAARFCADNPAWVRRPEIFWQQCDVLLLDDIQDIAGQSAWQRKLVSCMDACPRSAGQDGKPGQMVFACTGQPQALKALDERLRSRLESGLVVELMEPDLDVRMRYLQAMSKERHMNLTREQLLFIAQRCSQFRLLQGLLLKVAAFCSVTGCELSQADLENIVRTGVADKTPGCLEILGVVARAMNLRPEDVLGGKRRPDLVLARQVSMYICRRKLGLSYPELGRAFGGKDHSTVIYAIKKIKKILVSDKALQQLVTELELKAQ, encoded by the coding sequence ATGCTGAAAAACGAGTTGCGGGACATACTGGCACAGCAAAAGGCCAACGACAGGGGAGACTGGCTGGAATCCCTTACCCTGCGTCATGAAGGCGATACACTAACCGTCGGCTTTCCCCACTTTTATTTTGCCGCGTGGTTCAACCAGCAAAAGCGCGATCTTTTTGAACAGGCGCTTTCCTGCCGCTTTGCCGACAAAAAGCTTCCGCAAATAGTATACGAACAGCCCACCCTGGGCCACGCGCAGACATGGTCGCTCCCGCATGTGGAGCAAAAAACTGCCGATCAGAACAAACAAATTTTTATGGTGCGCGCGGATACCCCCGCAGCGCCCAGAATTGAAAACGATGCCTTCACAGCATTTATTGCCAATGCAAAAAATGCCTTTCCCCTGGCTGCCGCCAAGGAGATCGCAGAAAGGCGCGCCGATGTGGCCTACAATCCCTTTCTGCTCTGTGGGCACAGCGGCACAGGCAAAAGCCATATTTTGCGATCCATGGCAGCCACCCTGGCAGAAGGGCATACAGGCAGCCGCGTAATTATTGCTGCGGCTGCGCGCTTTTGCGCAGACAATCCGGCATGGGTGCGCAGGCCGGAAATTTTCTGGCAACAGTGCGACGTTCTGCTGCTGGACGATATTCAGGATATTGCCGGGCAGTCGGCGTGGCAACGCAAACTGGTATCCTGCATGGATGCCTGCCCGCGCAGCGCCGGGCAGGACGGCAAGCCAGGACAGATGGTTTTTGCCTGCACGGGTCAGCCGCAGGCTCTCAAGGCTCTGGACGAACGTTTGCGTTCGCGCCTAGAAAGCGGGCTTGTGGTAGAACTCATGGAGCCTGATCTTGATGTGCGTATGCGCTACCTGCAGGCCATGAGCAAAGAACGGCACATGAACCTCACTCGGGAACAGCTGCTGTTCATTGCCCAGCGCTGTTCGCAGTTTCGTCTGCTACAGGGGCTGCTGCTCAAGGTGGCGGCCTTTTGTTCCGTTACAGGGTGCGAATTGTCGCAGGCAGACCTTGAAAACATTGTGCGCACGGGCGTGGCCGACAAAACGCCAGGCTGTCTGGAAATTCTTGGCGTAGTGGCCCGGGCCATGAATCTGCGGCCCGAAGACGTGCTTGGCGGCAAACGCCGGCCAGACCTCGTGCTGGCGCGGCAGGTTTCCATGTATATATGCAGGCGCAAGTTGGGTCTTTCCTACCCGGAACTCGGGCGGGCCTTTGGCGGAAAAGACCATAGCACTGTTATATATGCTATTAAAAAAATTAAAAAAATTCTAGTTAGTGACAAAGCGCTCCAACAACTAGTGACAGAACTGGAGCTCAAGGCACAATAG
- a CDS encoding M23 family metallopeptidase yields MKIRWILVAALFLLFAGLFAWEKGWLPLDQLQAGIPDAGGQASADQAAPANSGEDPANVSKAQGTEAASQSNLAEGDGNTGAGLTQSAAPDAANPDEESAAPGEEVVKGTVEKGDTVTKILAGADSQAVQDYISAARRVFSMRAFRDGQPYVVVTDAATGKVKRFEYEIDSRRRLVVEGMEQPVARVEAIEYVTLLTTMSATIDDNLFQAVADAGESPQMALKLAELFGSEINFIRDLQEGDSFSVLVEKRYREGEYKGYGRILAAHFTNKGKTFEAYLFREGNKAASYYNSKGENVRKSLLQAPLAFTRVTSRFTKNRLHPILGYSRPHEGVDYAAPTGTPVKAVGEGVVTQRGWAGGYGNQVIVRHGGGLESLYAHLSGYARGLQSGQKVRQGQVIGFVGMTGLATGPHLDFRLRQNGKFVNPAKAINPRGEPVSKSAMSAFEKVMAVELAALKGEKNFPEYTVDSIVVDKVDLPQPEKSSEPEHKAEKRKKKHRN; encoded by the coding sequence ATGAAGATTCGCTGGATACTGGTCGCGGCCCTGTTTCTGCTTTTTGCAGGTTTGTTTGCCTGGGAAAAGGGGTGGCTCCCGCTTGATCAGTTGCAAGCTGGCATTCCCGATGCGGGTGGGCAGGCTTCTGCTGATCAGGCAGCACCTGCTAACAGTGGGGAAGACCCTGCCAACGTTTCCAAAGCCCAGGGGACAGAAGCCGCCTCTCAGAGCAATCTTGCTGAAGGTGACGGAAATACCGGAGCAGGTCTGACGCAATCCGCTGCGCCGGACGCTGCAAATCCTGATGAAGAATCTGCCGCCCCTGGCGAAGAAGTGGTCAAGGGCACGGTTGAGAAAGGTGATACTGTCACCAAGATTCTTGCCGGGGCTGACAGCCAGGCCGTGCAGGATTATATAAGCGCCGCGCGCCGAGTGTTTTCCATGCGGGCTTTTCGTGATGGTCAGCCCTACGTGGTTGTAACCGATGCCGCCACAGGCAAGGTAAAGCGTTTTGAATACGAAATAGACAGCCGCCGTCGTCTGGTGGTGGAGGGCATGGAACAGCCAGTGGCCAGGGTGGAGGCCATTGAATATGTCACCCTGCTCACCACCATGAGCGCCACCATTGACGACAATCTTTTTCAGGCAGTGGCCGATGCCGGGGAAAGCCCGCAAATGGCCCTTAAGCTGGCAGAGCTTTTTGGTTCGGAAATCAACTTTATCCGTGATCTGCAGGAAGGTGATTCTTTCTCTGTGCTGGTTGAAAAGCGCTACCGCGAAGGTGAGTACAAGGGCTATGGGCGTATTCTGGCCGCGCATTTCACCAACAAGGGTAAAACCTTTGAGGCCTACCTGTTCCGCGAAGGAAACAAGGCCGCCAGCTATTATAACAGCAAGGGCGAAAACGTCCGCAAATCACTGCTGCAGGCTCCCCTGGCATTCACGCGCGTGACCTCGCGCTTTACAAAAAACAGGCTCCATCCCATATTGGGATATAGCAGACCACATGAAGGTGTGGACTATGCCGCTCCCACGGGTACGCCTGTCAAGGCTGTTGGTGAAGGTGTGGTTACGCAGCGTGGCTGGGCTGGCGGCTACGGCAATCAGGTTATTGTGCGTCATGGGGGCGGATTGGAGTCTTTGTACGCGCATTTATCCGGCTATGCCCGGGGCCTGCAAAGCGGGCAGAAGGTGCGTCAGGGGCAGGTTATTGGTTTTGTGGGCATGACGGGCCTTGCCACTGGGCCGCATCTTGATTTCAGGCTGCGGCAGAATGGCAAATTCGTAAATCCCGCCAAGGCCATTAACCCCAGAGGCGAACCGGTCAGCAAGAGCGCCATGAGCGCCTTTGAAAAAGTAATGGCTGTGGAACTGGCAGCGCTTAAGGGAGAAAAAAACTTTCCCGAGTATACTGTGGACAGTATTGTGGTCGACAAGGTGGATCTGCCGCAGCCCGAAAAATCATCCGAGCCGGAACACAAGGCTGAAAAGCGCAAAAAGAAGCATAGAAACTAG
- a CDS encoding sigma-54-dependent transcriptional regulator — translation MSSRRLLFLTPAQAVTAVFPALRNAGYELGIAENLKGASVFIKKSGPDVIFSRPSLPGFRVEDLLAVGAEDPNFPPVIVITDKGSPEEAERLMGLGARDYWLEPLDVDRVAAVAGQKRKTAPVPAVSTLGGHKTRHGGSGPRIVGEHPAIARVLQLARQVAGSRATVLITGESGTGKEMFARYLHAMSKRAEQPFVAVNCAALPEHLLESELFGHEKGAFTGAIARKPGKFELADGGTLLLDEISEMDMALQAKLLRVLQEGEIDRVGGTETIKVDVRVLATTNRDLEGWVKEGKFRQDLYFRLNVIPLRLPSLRERGDDVLELARFFIGMYTREYQLPAAPLSEIAIAWLQQYDFPGNVRELQNLMERAVLLANGRPVEPCHFLLENEDWPLFEEEAPQSAALVEEDHANALAASAAVQDVDAPRAGEYAPVQGVSAGAGDNRMQGAVIPLHEMERIMILKGLEVTSGNRTQAADLLGISVRTLRNKLNEYRAAGHPID, via the coding sequence ATGTCATCGCGCCGTCTTCTTTTTCTTACCCCCGCTCAGGCAGTCACTGCCGTCTTTCCCGCGTTGCGAAATGCGGGCTATGAGCTTGGCATTGCAGAAAATCTCAAGGGCGCTTCCGTTTTTATAAAAAAATCCGGGCCGGACGTGATTTTTTCACGCCCCTCATTGCCGGGTTTTCGTGTGGAAGATCTGCTTGCCGTTGGCGCGGAAGACCCCAATTTTCCTCCAGTCATAGTTATTACGGACAAAGGCAGCCCTGAAGAGGCCGAGAGGCTCATGGGGCTGGGTGCGCGGGACTACTGGCTTGAACCGCTGGATGTGGACCGTGTGGCCGCTGTGGCAGGCCAGAAACGCAAGACTGCCCCAGTTCCGGCTGTGTCCACCCTTGGCGGACACAAGACCCGTCACGGAGGCTCTGGCCCGCGTATTGTGGGCGAGCACCCTGCCATTGCCCGTGTGCTGCAACTGGCCCGCCAGGTGGCCGGATCGCGCGCTACAGTGCTGATTACCGGTGAATCGGGTACTGGTAAGGAAATGTTTGCCCGCTATCTGCATGCCATGAGCAAGCGCGCGGAGCAGCCCTTTGTGGCTGTGAACTGCGCCGCCCTGCCGGAACACCTGCTTGAGAGCGAGCTTTTTGGGCATGAGAAAGGCGCGTTCACCGGGGCCATTGCCCGCAAACCCGGCAAATTTGAACTTGCCGATGGCGGCACCCTCCTGCTTGATGAAATTTCTGAAATGGATATGGCCCTGCAGGCAAAGCTCCTCCGTGTGCTTCAGGAGGGCGAGATCGACCGTGTGGGCGGCACCGAGACCATCAAGGTTGATGTGCGCGTACTTGCCACCACCAACCGCGATCTTGAAGGCTGGGTAAAAGAGGGCAAGTTCCGTCAGGACTTGTATTTTCGTCTGAACGTTATTCCCCTGCGGCTGCCTTCGCTGCGCGAGCGCGGGGATGACGTGCTGGAACTGGCCAGATTTTTCATAGGCATGTATACGCGTGAATATCAGTTGCCTGCCGCCCCCCTTTCTGAAATCGCAATTGCCTGGTTGCAGCAGTATGACTTTCCCGGCAATGTGCGCGAACTGCAAAACCTGATGGAACGCGCAGTGCTGCTGGCTAACGGCAGGCCTGTTGAGCCTTGCCATTTTCTGCTTGAGAATGAAGACTGGCCGCTGTTTGAAGAAGAAGCTCCCCAGTCGGCTGCACTGGTGGAAGAAGACCATGCCAACGCGCTGGCGGCCTCTGCGGCTGTTCAGGATGTTGATGCACCACGCGCCGGCGAATATGCCCCGGTACAGGGCGTATCGGCTGGGGCTGGAGACAACCGCATGCAGGGCGCCGTTATTCCTCTGCACGAGATGGAGCGCATCATGATTCTCAAGGGGCTTGAGGTAACCTCCGGCAACCGTACGCAGGCCGCCGATCTTCTGGGTATTTCAGTGCGCACGCTGCGCAACAAGCTGAACGAATACCGCGCTGCCGGGCACCCCATCGACTGA